From the Bacillus tuaregi genome, one window contains:
- a CDS encoding phospholipase — protein sequence MSENRRRRPGFCIFPDYNWCGPGCNGPGAPINDLDALCKEHDTCYRQSHNRCACDQLFLRRLRSQVNPHTQKGRQAQLIYNYMKFQTLFTCNFHKR from the coding sequence TTGTCGGAAAATCGACGTAGAAGACCTGGTTTTTGTATTTTTCCTGACTATAACTGGTGTGGTCCGGGCTGTAACGGACCTGGTGCCCCCATTAATGACCTCGATGCCTTATGTAAAGAGCATGATACCTGCTACAGGCAATCCCATAACCGCTGCGCATGTGATCAGCTATTTCTCCGCCGCCTCCGCTCCCAAGTAAATCCTCATACCCAAAAGGGAAGACAAGCTCAATTAATCTATAACTATATGAAATTCCAAACACTTTTTACTTGTAACTTTCATAAAAGATAA
- a CDS encoding glycosyltransferase family 2 protein: protein MNLITIIVPAYNEEDVLHKLYDRLKTVITSVPAYQFEILFVNDGSKDNTLSIIKKLREWDKRISYVNLSRNFGKEIAMLAGLDHAKGDAVIIIDADLQDPPELIPEMIKYWELGYDDVYAKRRTRSGETWFKKWSSSAFYKVLKKMSRIQIQENTGDFRLLDRRCVEALKQIREAQRYTKGMFSWIGFNKKEILFDRDPRAAGETKWNYPRLIDLAIEGVTSFTTTPLRLSAFLGFVISFFSFFYIVWIIAKTLIFGEKVAGYPSLMVVILFLGGIQLLSLGIIGEYLGRIFNETKNRPLYFVDEYNNEKALIQDQTPQAESKFTRHLNRGRA, encoded by the coding sequence ATGAATCTTATTACGATAATCGTACCAGCATATAACGAAGAAGATGTATTGCATAAACTATATGATCGATTAAAAACTGTTATCACAAGTGTTCCGGCATATCAGTTTGAAATTCTATTTGTTAATGATGGGAGTAAAGATAATACATTAAGCATCATTAAAAAACTAAGAGAATGGGACAAGCGAATTTCCTATGTTAACCTCTCCCGCAACTTTGGTAAAGAAATTGCCATGCTTGCCGGCTTGGACCATGCAAAGGGAGATGCTGTCATCATTATTGATGCTGATTTACAGGATCCTCCTGAGCTGATTCCGGAAATGATTAAATACTGGGAATTAGGCTATGACGATGTGTACGCGAAACGTCGAACAAGGTCCGGAGAGACATGGTTTAAAAAATGGTCCTCTTCCGCTTTCTATAAAGTGCTAAAAAAAATGAGCCGCATCCAAATTCAGGAGAACACAGGTGATTTCCGCCTTCTCGACAGACGTTGTGTGGAGGCGCTCAAACAGATTCGTGAAGCCCAGAGATATACAAAGGGCATGTTTAGCTGGATTGGCTTTAACAAAAAGGAAATATTATTTGACCGTGATCCTCGGGCTGCGGGGGAAACGAAGTGGAATTATCCCCGCTTAATTGACCTAGCCATTGAGGGAGTCACTTCATTTACAACAACACCTTTACGCCTATCCGCCTTTTTGGGCTTCGTCATTTCCTTTTTCTCTTTTTTCTATATCGTATGGATTATTGCCAAAACCCTGATTTTCGGCGAGAAAGTCGCAGGCTATCCCTCTCTAATGGTCGTTATTCTATTTCTAGGAGGCATCCAGCTCCTTTCCTTAGGCATTATCGGAGAGTATCTCGGCAGGATTTTTAATGAAACGAAAAATCGCCCGCTTTATTTTGTCGATGAATATAATAACGAAAAAGCATTAATTCAGGACCAGACTCCACAGGCAGAAAGTAAATTTACTAGACACCTAAACAGAGGAAGAGCATGA
- a CDS encoding nuclease-related domain-containing protein, with protein MPYKSRTEPIELLIMESLYNRVELSEKEQKQYSSLKKGYKGEVLFDKLTETLQCDCLILNDLRLRHHSTYFQLDSLIIMADKIFLYEIKNYEGDYFFEADKFYMRPKTEINNPLTQLSRSESLLRQLILSLGYNLPLEASVVFINSECTLYQVPLNKPIIFPTQIHRHLNKLNLFPSQLKNNHYMLADKLVNLHIKNSPHTSLPSYDYHQLQKGILCDRCHSFSISIEGNYCICQDCSEKETVEKAVLRNVKEFKMLFPDQKITTSVIHNWCQVVMSKKRIKRILGRNFNIIEKRRWTYYE; from the coding sequence ATGCCCTATAAATCTCGTACTGAACCGATTGAATTACTCATCATGGAATCTCTTTACAATCGAGTAGAATTATCTGAAAAAGAACAGAAGCAATACTCCAGTCTAAAAAAGGGCTATAAAGGGGAAGTCCTATTTGATAAGTTAACAGAAACACTTCAATGTGACTGCTTGATATTAAATGATTTACGGCTAAGGCACCACAGCACATATTTCCAGCTCGATTCTCTCATCATTATGGCAGATAAGATTTTTCTTTATGAAATAAAAAACTATGAAGGGGATTATTTTTTTGAAGCAGATAAGTTTTATATGAGACCTAAAACAGAAATCAACAACCCTCTCACTCAACTGAGCCGAAGTGAATCATTGCTTCGACAGCTGATTCTCAGCCTAGGATATAACCTTCCACTTGAAGCTTCAGTTGTCTTTATTAATTCCGAATGTACTTTATATCAAGTACCTCTCAACAAACCGATTATTTTTCCTACTCAAATTCATCGCCACCTAAACAAGCTAAATTTGTTCCCTTCACAATTAAAAAACAACCATTATATGCTAGCTGATAAATTAGTTAATTTGCATATCAAGAATTCCCCACACACCTCACTGCCTTCCTATGATTATCATCAGCTACAAAAGGGAATTCTTTGTGATAGATGTCATTCATTTTCAATTTCGATAGAAGGAAACTACTGTATCTGTCAGGATTGCTCGGAAAAGGAAACGGTTGAGAAAGCAGTACTGCGAAATGTGAAGGAGTTTAAAATGCTATTTCCAGATCAAAAAATTACGACAAGTGTTATTCATAACTGGTGTCAGGTAGTGATGTCAAAGAAAAGGATTAAGAGAATACTAGGAAGGAATTTTAACATTATTGAGAAACGGCGATGGACTTACTATGAATGA
- a CDS encoding 3-hydroxybutyrate dehydrogenase, with translation MQKSLMGKTAFVTGSASGIGLELVKRFAEEGAKVVISDLNQERCKQIAEELRENGYEALSAPCDVTNEEAYKRAIEYAHKTFGTLDILVNNAGLQYVAPIEEFPTEKFEQLLKVMVTGSFIGIKTVFPIMKAQKCGRIINMASINGLIGFAGKAGYNSAKHGVIGLTKVAALECARDGITVNALCPGYVDTPLVRGQIADLARTRKVSLESVLEDVILAMVPQKRLLAATEIANYTIFLASEKGAGITGQAVVLDGGYTAQ, from the coding sequence ATGCAAAAATCTCTAATGGGAAAGACGGCATTTGTTACAGGCTCTGCAAGTGGAATTGGTTTGGAGCTGGTTAAGCGGTTTGCTGAAGAAGGCGCAAAGGTCGTGATTTCTGACCTTAATCAAGAAAGGTGCAAGCAAATTGCAGAGGAATTAAGGGAGAATGGCTATGAAGCCTTATCAGCTCCATGTGATGTGACCAATGAGGAAGCCTATAAAAGGGCCATCGAGTATGCCCATAAAACCTTTGGTACCTTAGATATCCTTGTTAACAATGCAGGTCTTCAATATGTGGCACCTATTGAGGAATTCCCGACAGAGAAATTCGAACAGTTGTTAAAGGTTATGGTTACTGGTTCCTTTATTGGAATTAAAACTGTATTTCCGATTATGAAGGCTCAGAAGTGTGGGCGAATTATTAATATGGCTTCCATCAACGGGTTGATTGGCTTTGCTGGCAAGGCAGGCTATAACAGTGCCAAGCATGGTGTAATTGGCCTAACAAAGGTAGCCGCCTTAGAATGTGCCAGAGATGGAATTACCGTCAATGCCCTTTGCCCAGGCTATGTTGACACACCCCTTGTCCGTGGCCAAATAGCTGACCTAGCAAGGACAAGAAAGGTTAGTCTTGAGAGTGTGCTTGAGGATGTGATTTTGGCAATGGTTCCACAAAAGAGATTATTAGCAGCCACTGAAATTGCGAATTACACGATTTTTTTAGCGAGTGAAAAAGGAGCAGGCATTACCGGTCAAGCGGTTGTGTTGGATGGGGGTTATACGGCTCAGTAA
- a CDS encoding basic amino acid/polyamine antiporter — protein sequence MDQAMRNENVRIKMNQTGEEKEKKLGLGLLIALGVGSMIGGGVFNSPTDLITVANPQTILLSWFIGGFGVLALALIFQLLAEKRPELEGGIYSYARAGYGDFMGFLSAWGYWTSGVFGNVAFFTLIIKTLNSLLGPQYQLQPIVSFILASIVLWGVVYIQTRGTKSVGIINAIVTVAKLIPLTLVVLLGFLVFKPELFAVANWQSTLASVPEPAAAATTLGSQINGAMGVILWCFIGVEASTILAEKAESQKIVGKATVISLLFTLGIYIAISVVAMGVLSAEQLAQSGTPLASVLGSTVIGDAGAIIVKLGIIVSVLGALISWVLIASQLPYIAAKEGVMPKMFVKTNKLGAPVSALLLTNGIAQVFLLVLLSTKLQSIYNMVLLLATTCILIPYLLSALYSVKVCRQDRLNAKSMMISIIGVVYSVYVILAVGIVYLAASFIIYALGMFAFIKAKKEQKEKVTKAEWIGVSIVSLLGIVTTFLLAIGIIAI from the coding sequence TTGGATCAAGCAATGAGAAATGAGAATGTCCGGATTAAGATGAATCAGACAGGGGAGGAAAAGGAAAAGAAGCTGGGGCTTGGGCTTTTAATTGCCCTTGGGGTCGGCTCGATGATTGGCGGAGGTGTTTTCAATAGTCCAACCGATTTGATTACCGTCGCAAATCCTCAGACTATCCTACTTTCCTGGTTTATCGGTGGCTTTGGTGTTTTAGCCCTCGCGTTAATTTTTCAGCTACTTGCCGAAAAAAGACCGGAGCTTGAGGGCGGTATATACTCCTATGCAAGAGCAGGCTACGGGGATTTCATGGGTTTCCTTTCCGCCTGGGGCTATTGGACGAGCGGCGTATTTGGCAACGTTGCATTCTTCACACTGATCATCAAAACATTAAACAGCCTACTTGGTCCACAGTATCAGCTTCAGCCGATTGTTTCATTTATTTTAGCTTCAATTGTTCTATGGGGTGTTGTCTATATCCAAACGAGAGGGACGAAAAGTGTCGGTATCATTAATGCGATTGTTACGGTTGCCAAACTAATTCCGCTTACCCTCGTTGTTCTATTAGGTTTCTTGGTCTTTAAGCCTGAGCTATTTGCTGTAGCAAACTGGCAGTCTACATTGGCAAGTGTTCCTGAGCCAGCGGCGGCGGCGACTACCCTAGGTTCCCAAATCAATGGAGCCATGGGTGTCATCCTCTGGTGTTTTATTGGCGTCGAGGCATCAACCATTTTAGCCGAAAAGGCTGAATCACAAAAGATTGTGGGAAAAGCAACCGTCATTAGCCTTTTATTCACCTTGGGTATTTATATTGCTATATCCGTCGTGGCAATGGGAGTTTTATCAGCCGAGCAGCTCGCCCAATCTGGGACACCCTTGGCAAGTGTCTTAGGCAGCACGGTCATCGGGGATGCCGGGGCCATTATTGTTAAATTGGGGATTATTGTGTCCGTACTTGGAGCTTTAATCAGCTGGGTGCTAATCGCCTCGCAGCTACCCTATATCGCGGCAAAGGAAGGCGTCATGCCGAAAATGTTTGTCAAAACCAATAAGCTCGGTGCACCGGTAAGTGCTCTGCTGCTTACAAACGGAATTGCACAGGTATTTCTGCTCGTCCTGTTATCAACAAAGCTTCAAAGCATTTATAATATGGTTCTCCTTTTAGCAACAACTTGTATTTTAATTCCATACCTACTTTCTGCTCTCTACTCTGTAAAGGTCTGCCGACAGGATCGATTAAATGCTAAAAGCATGATGATTTCCATCATTGGTGTCGTTTACTCTGTCTATGTAATCTTAGCAGTCGGCATTGTCTACCTGGCTGCCTCGTTTATTATCTATGCACTAGGTATGTTTGCCTTTATCAAGGCAAAGAAGGAACAAAAGGAAAAGGTAACAAAAGCTGAATGGATTGGCGTTTCCATCGTATCGCTCCTCGGGATTGTTACGACCTTCCTCTTAGCTATAGGCATCATTGCTATTTAA
- a CDS encoding PRD domain-containing protein, with product MKIKKILNNNAVVISDQNEEKIAIGTGIAFQKGKNDLVNPRKIEKLFVLKENERFQQMLKQIPAAHFTISEEIIDHAERFLGTKLNGHIHIALTDHVSFAIERVKDGVNFTNKLFNEIKLLYKPEFEIGLWALKHIEEKMGVKMPVDEAAYIAIHIHTAKIQGSNMKQTLRQTAILSHIIQTIKEFMQLKVDEEELSYQRLITHLRFAVTRIGQFNTNPMDEEMLRMIKAKFPISYKCALKVADNLAHQYSICLPEHELGYLTIHIERLQKSE from the coding sequence TTGAAAATCAAGAAAATATTAAATAATAATGCTGTGGTGATTAGTGATCAGAATGAGGAAAAAATTGCGATTGGGACGGGAATTGCTTTTCAAAAAGGGAAAAACGATTTAGTGAATCCAAGAAAAATTGAAAAGCTATTTGTGCTGAAGGAGAATGAGAGATTTCAACAGATGCTTAAGCAAATCCCGGCAGCGCACTTTACTATCTCAGAGGAAATTATTGACCATGCCGAGCGTTTTCTTGGGACGAAATTAAACGGCCATATCCATATTGCCCTTACCGATCACGTGTCCTTTGCGATTGAAAGAGTGAAGGATGGGGTGAATTTTACGAATAAGCTTTTCAATGAAATTAAACTCCTCTATAAGCCAGAATTTGAAATCGGGCTATGGGCACTCAAGCATATTGAAGAGAAAATGGGTGTCAAAATGCCAGTTGATGAAGCAGCCTATATTGCGATACATATTCATACCGCCAAAATCCAAGGCTCGAATATGAAGCAAACCTTGAGGCAGACCGCTATCCTTAGTCACATCATCCAGACAATTAAAGAATTTATGCAATTGAAGGTCGATGAAGAGGAGCTATCCTACCAACGGTTAATCACACATCTCCGCTTTGCTGTCACTAGAATCGGGCAATTTAATACAAATCCAATGGACGAAGAGATGTTAAGGATGATTAAGGCTAAATTTCCAATTTCCTATAAATGCGCTCTAAAGGTGGCTGACAATCTTGCTCACCAATATTCCATCTGTCTTCCAGAGCATGAGCTGGGCTACCTGACGATACATATAGAACGGTTGCAAAAATCAGAATAG
- a CDS encoding GtrA family protein, producing MNNRREIISYLFFGFLTTAVNIVSFWLLNQYAAMDYRLATTIAWVLSVLFAFITNKLFVFNSKTLDFASIMKELTSFLFFRLLSYLLDIFTMIILVEIVLTSSLTAKIIANILVVIFNYFASKFIIFKPSKGIMEK from the coding sequence ATGAATAATCGAAGAGAAATCATCAGCTACCTTTTCTTTGGCTTTTTAACGACTGCCGTAAATATTGTTAGCTTTTGGCTCCTTAACCAGTATGCTGCGATGGATTATCGCTTGGCAACCACGATTGCCTGGGTGTTATCCGTGCTGTTTGCCTTTATTACCAACAAGCTTTTTGTCTTTAATAGCAAAACGCTGGACTTCGCCTCTATCATGAAGGAGTTGACATCATTTCTTTTTTTCCGTTTACTATCCTATTTACTGGACATATTCACCATGATTATTCTCGTGGAAATAGTTCTGACAAGCAGCCTGACAGCCAAAATCATCGCCAATATTCTCGTTGTTATATTCAATTACTTTGCCAGCAAATTTATCATTTTCAAGCCTTCAAAAGGAATAATGGAAAAGTAA
- a CDS encoding TraB/GumN family protein, with product MIEENITRIQLDGKEFILIGTAHVSKHSAEQVKEVIEAEKPDAVCVELDEQRYQSITEGNKWSEMDIFKVIKEKKATLLLMNLALSSFQKRMAAQFGINAGQEMIQGIESAKEAGAQLVLADRDIQVTFSRIWHNVGWWGKMQLITQVVYSIFSKETISEEELEKMKSQDMLNTILSEFTEGFPKLKTPLIDERDQYLAQKIREAPGTKIVAVLGAAHVPGIKEEIKKDHDLTLITERPPKSKLPKVLGWAIPLLIIAMIAYTFYANPEAGMQQTISWWLWHGVLSALGTAIAFGHPLTILTAFIAAPITALDPITAAGWFTGIVQAYLRRPSVRDFENLAEDVYSVKGFWNNKVTRILLVVVLANIGSSLGTFIGGMDVVRLFINSL from the coding sequence ATGATAGAAGAGAATATTACAAGAATCCAGTTGGACGGGAAGGAATTTATTCTAATTGGAACCGCACATGTTTCGAAGCATAGTGCTGAGCAGGTAAAAGAGGTCATTGAGGCGGAAAAACCAGACGCAGTCTGTGTGGAGCTGGATGAACAAAGATATCAATCCATAACAGAGGGAAATAAATGGAGTGAAATGGATATCTTTAAGGTCATTAAAGAAAAAAAAGCCACACTACTATTAATGAACCTGGCACTTTCCTCCTTTCAAAAACGGATGGCTGCACAATTTGGTATTAATGCAGGCCAGGAAATGATTCAAGGCATAGAGTCAGCTAAGGAGGCGGGGGCCCAGCTCGTTTTAGCCGACAGGGACATCCAAGTTACTTTTTCCCGCATCTGGCATAATGTCGGCTGGTGGGGAAAAATGCAGCTGATTACGCAGGTCGTTTACAGTATCTTCAGTAAGGAAACCATCTCAGAGGAAGAACTAGAAAAAATGAAATCCCAGGACATGCTCAATACGATTCTGAGTGAGTTTACGGAGGGTTTTCCAAAGCTTAAAACACCGCTTATTGATGAGCGTGACCAATATTTAGCCCAGAAAATCAGAGAGGCACCGGGTACAAAAATAGTCGCTGTCTTAGGTGCTGCCCATGTTCCAGGTATTAAAGAGGAAATCAAGAAGGATCATGACTTAACATTGATAACAGAGAGGCCGCCGAAATCAAAGCTACCAAAGGTGCTTGGTTGGGCGATTCCATTATTGATTATTGCAATGATTGCTTATACCTTCTATGCAAATCCAGAGGCAGGCATGCAGCAGACCATCAGCTGGTGGCTATGGCATGGTGTCCTTTCAGCGCTCGGAACGGCGATTGCGTTTGGACATCCACTGACAATCCTAACAGCCTTTATAGCAGCCCCTATCACAGCTCTGGATCCCATTACAGCAGCAGGCTGGTTTACAGGAATCGTTCAAGCCTATTTACGGAGACCAAGTGTGAGGGACTTCGAAAATCTTGCAGAGGACGTCTACAGTGTGAAGGGGTTTTGGAATAATAAAGTGACCCGGATTCTGCTTGTTGTGGTGCTGGCAAACATCGGAAGCTCATTAGGAACCTTTATTGGCGGAATGGATGTTGTCCGTCTATTCATTAACAGTCTGTAG
- a CDS encoding YfhO family protein, producing the protein MEIVKRISGYIGLFFTPILILFVLLWRLQVAPFGESSIWYIDLPSQLTMFYNHLYDVLKGSASPVYTWNFGMGTPFWATICYYLSSPLSILILLFPRSYIPYSILIIWLIKVGLSSISMSYLLKKQFTSSQLVIFIFSISYALMSFSITYYFLPMWIDAVFLLPIIIAGVHRIIKGEKHQLFLFSLALLFLANFYISYMVGIFVFLYFIAECIVQRIRGKERLNRFLAFFKSVFLAFLFTSFVTIPTYLAVKKNKYTPEDVDILSYLLNPLDVYGSFFNGTTIIQNLSIYAGLGVLLLVPLYFINQKYSIRERITYGLFLGFLLYSLTFTLLNMAWHVFEMPNGAHYRYAFLVSFLMIILSVKAVRRIDAVTIKQVVWVTLIHILFLSLANKLLEPTTFALGLVNQNILMLIFYAFFLLLLMYRGLSKKMTALIKIGLCLLVLGDLGLNSHAILGNYIQASYPHSWYNEHNPAYEKAIHKLQSMDQDFYRTKIEPELVTSQNESLRYKYKGMSIYTSTGDSDHNLFLRQLGYRADERTIRMEGGLFLSDALLGFKYIVTREELDRRIYTKVIEEDEIKVYQLKHHLPLGYMVSNQFMNDTKHSNPFQVQNRLLDGETDQLIYEKQAPPTDLIGLTEQTTSSGEKLLHKKAGEPATTMKTNINMKDTSQLYMQLDPLTYQGYEDKLDLFINKQPIQGSKVDVLNLVDLGTYENGELTIEVRLNGDLEQLRKPVFYTLNYSMLEQELTRLKQQSFQIKDYSDTSISGEITVQEDNQRLFLSIPYDENWKVDVNGVQAEIQKVGRFMAIPLDKGKHTIQLSYVPTTLLITLGVSLLSFISYLLSLAYKRRRKHHA; encoded by the coding sequence ATGGAAATTGTTAAAAGGATATCGGGGTATATAGGTTTATTTTTTACACCGATTTTGATTTTATTCGTTCTATTATGGAGACTGCAGGTTGCGCCCTTTGGTGAGAGCTCTATCTGGTATATTGACTTACCCTCGCAGCTAACGATGTTTTACAATCACTTATATGATGTACTAAAGGGCAGTGCTAGTCCTGTTTATACCTGGAATTTCGGAATGGGGACTCCCTTTTGGGCTACCATTTGCTATTATTTATCATCACCGTTATCGATTCTGATTCTGTTATTTCCCAGGTCATATATTCCCTACTCTATCCTGATCATCTGGCTAATAAAAGTAGGCCTTAGCTCCATTAGCATGTCTTACTTATTGAAAAAGCAATTTACTAGCAGCCAGCTGGTGATTTTTATCTTTTCCATTAGCTATGCGTTAATGTCCTTTTCCATTACCTATTATTTTTTACCGATGTGGATAGATGCTGTTTTCTTATTACCGATCATTATTGCCGGTGTCCATAGGATAATCAAGGGAGAGAAGCACCAGCTATTCTTATTTAGTCTCGCTCTTTTGTTTTTGGCGAACTTCTATATTTCTTATATGGTTGGCATCTTTGTTTTTCTATACTTTATCGCCGAGTGTATCGTGCAGCGTATTAGGGGCAAGGAGCGGCTTAATCGGTTCCTTGCCTTTTTCAAGAGCGTGTTTCTCGCTTTTTTATTTACAAGCTTCGTGACCATTCCAACCTATTTAGCAGTGAAAAAAAATAAATATACGCCAGAGGATGTGGATATCCTCTCGTATCTGTTAAATCCCCTTGATGTTTATGGCAGCTTTTTTAACGGTACTACCATCATTCAAAACCTGAGTATTTATGCAGGGCTTGGCGTTTTACTGCTGGTACCGCTCTATTTTATCAATCAAAAATACTCTATCCGTGAAAGGATTACATATGGGCTTTTCCTAGGCTTTCTGCTCTACAGCCTGACCTTTACTCTATTAAATATGGCCTGGCATGTATTTGAAATGCCGAACGGGGCTCATTACCGCTATGCCTTCCTAGTGTCGTTTCTTATGATTATCCTGTCTGTAAAAGCGGTTAGGAGAATCGATGCGGTGACCATCAAGCAGGTGGTCTGGGTCACGCTCATTCATATTCTTTTCTTAAGTCTTGCGAACAAGCTACTAGAGCCGACGACCTTTGCACTTGGATTAGTTAATCAAAACATTCTAATGCTTATCTTTTATGCTTTCTTCCTGCTTCTGCTAATGTATAGGGGCCTATCGAAAAAAATGACAGCATTAATAAAGATAGGGTTGTGTCTCTTAGTACTAGGCGATTTGGGGCTTAACAGCCATGCGATACTAGGCAACTATATCCAAGCCTCCTACCCGCATAGCTGGTATAACGAGCATAACCCCGCTTATGAAAAAGCGATTCATAAGCTGCAATCGATGGACCAGGACTTCTATCGTACAAAGATTGAACCCGAGCTTGTAACCTCACAGAATGAGTCATTAAGGTATAAATATAAGGGCATGTCGATTTATACCTCCACAGGCGATTCGGACCATAATCTCTTTTTACGCCAGCTTGGCTATCGAGCAGATGAGCGTACCATCCGAATGGAAGGTGGTCTCTTTTTAAGTGACGCTCTGCTAGGTTTCAAGTATATAGTGACAAGGGAAGAGCTTGATAGGAGAATCTATACAAAGGTAATCGAGGAAGATGAAATAAAGGTCTATCAATTGAAGCATCATCTTCCATTAGGGTATATGGTTTCGAACCAATTTATGAACGATACGAAGCATTCAAATCCTTTCCAGGTTCAAAATCGATTATTGGATGGAGAAACAGACCAACTCATTTATGAAAAACAAGCTCCGCCAACTGATTTAATCGGTCTGACAGAGCAAACAACTAGCTCTGGAGAGAAGCTGCTGCACAAAAAGGCAGGAGAGCCAGCTACGACCATGAAGACAAACATCAATATGAAGGATACAAGTCAGCTTTATATGCAGTTAGATCCTTTGACCTATCAGGGCTATGAGGACAAACTTGACCTATTCATCAATAAGCAACCGATTCAGGGCTCGAAGGTAGACGTGTTAAATCTAGTCGATTTAGGAACCTATGAGAATGGGGAGCTGACGATTGAGGTCCGCCTAAACGGTGACCTTGAGCAGCTGCGAAAGCCCGTCTTTTACACCTTAAACTATTCAATGCTAGAGCAAGAGCTAACCAGGCTGAAGCAGCAGTCGTTCCAGATTAAAGACTATTCAGATACAAGCATAAGTGGTGAAATAACTGTTCAGGAGGACAATCAACGTTTATTCTTAAGCATTCCATATGATGAAAATTGGAAGGTGGACGTCAACGGTGTACAGGCTGAAATTCAGAAGGTCGGAAGGTTTATGGCCATTCCACTGGATAAAGGCAAGCACACGATCCAATTGAGCTATGTTCCAACCACCCTCCTAATCACACTAGGAGTCTCGCTACTCTCCTTTATAAGCTATCTGCTCTCACTCGCATATAAAAGGCGAAGAAAGCATCATGCCTAA
- the hprK gene encoding HPr(Ser) kinase/phosphatase has protein sequence MKEITVENLVKKFSLKVLTGEDKLQKPITQSRVHRPGLEFVGHFDFFPTERVQILGKKEITYLHKLSDEERRIRIGNIVHYHPPCFIVTAGEEGLTYLRHHCSEEKIPLLVTKRVETTSEFITKLDAYLVKELAPEIAIHGVCLNVSGMGILLRGNSGVGKSETAHTLIGRGHRLVADDIVVLKKLSPQTILGTHDKKTKEFLALRSIGLLNVVRMYGRKAFQEETRIALDILLTKWEKDALNNELEQETQFTEYMGVKIPSIEIQLQPGRDVAGLIEAAANNWYLRQQGYSAAEEFLSRIEADFADRDSK, from the coding sequence GTGAAGGAAATTACGGTTGAAAACCTGGTAAAAAAGTTTTCTTTGAAAGTATTAACCGGCGAGGACAAGCTGCAGAAGCCCATTACACAATCCAGGGTACATCGTCCAGGTTTGGAGTTTGTTGGTCATTTTGATTTTTTTCCAACTGAACGTGTCCAAATTTTGGGAAAAAAGGAAATAACCTATTTACATAAGCTAAGTGATGAGGAACGAAGAATCCGAATCGGGAATATTGTTCATTATCACCCGCCGTGTTTTATAGTGACAGCTGGTGAAGAGGGACTGACCTATTTACGACATCACTGCAGCGAAGAAAAAATTCCATTGTTAGTCACAAAAAGGGTCGAAACGACTTCTGAATTTATTACGAAATTGGATGCCTATTTAGTGAAGGAATTAGCACCGGAAATTGCGATTCATGGAGTCTGTCTCAATGTATCCGGCATGGGTATTTTACTGCGTGGGAATTCCGGTGTCGGGAAAAGTGAAACAGCCCATACATTAATTGGTCGTGGACACCGTCTAGTGGCAGACGATATTGTCGTACTGAAAAAGCTCAGTCCACAGACGATTCTTGGTACCCATGATAAGAAGACGAAGGAGTTTCTTGCTCTAAGGAGTATAGGGCTGCTTAATGTTGTTCGTATGTATGGACGTAAGGCATTCCAGGAAGAAACCCGGATTGCACTTGATATTCTTTTAACGAAATGGGAAAAGGATGCTTTAAACAATGAGCTGGAGCAGGAGACTCAATTTACCGAGTATATGGGTGTTAAAATTCCATCAATTGAAATCCAACTCCAGCCTGGTCGTGATGTTGCTGGATTAATAGAGGCTGCCGCAAATAACTGGTATTTACGGCAGCAGGGCTACAGTGCAGCTGAGGAGTTTTTAAGCAGAATCGAAGCCGACTTTGCTGACCGGGATTCCAAATAG